A single region of the Oryzias melastigma strain HK-1 linkage group LG23, ASM292280v2, whole genome shotgun sequence genome encodes:
- the optn gene encoding optineurin, whose translation MASGSSMMNGDLSRSSGQSGTLEETLQQMNILIQENRDLKEALRQTNLTMKERFEGLTAWREKQKQERNFLENQLKEAQRSMELLLNQNQELSRTLAEAGKAGGAPGECQTAEMEALRVQVARLQAEKNDLVALNSELQLKAEQDSRDESFIEIIKVTDGGVNEASGAEHGRCPELSMTASRLDNEEATVSQLLQSLRDETQRCERLQVELQASSTRVNELQERKRGVSESTQTSQAETKDDSAKEEKAASEVENLKSQMRTLFKDLQQAQSKLDDAEGMKRNLQDRCRELEQDTATLKAQLVEKQAVQSENDRLKLQLGSMQTQNLVEQKKAEDERTNLAQLKDAYTKLFEDYNELKEEKKKRESRLVEKELLDQLQRQLTTAEEALAAKQSKIDSMTQEMLLKERDLETISVFQAQAEVYSSDFYAERAAREKLHEEKERLAAQLEYVKKMNTQLQEEVDSLGRRSLSELQQRHVIPGGNPHGAGASLVGRSTEWQQQRNIPEHACPKCNEILPDLDSLQIHIMDCIN comes from the exons ATGGCATCTGGAAGCTCCATGATGAATGGAGACCTCTCACGCTCCTCTGGTCAGTCCGGAACGCTGGAGGAAACTCTGCAGCAGATGAACATCCTGATTCAGGAGAATAGAGACCTGAAAG AAGCCCTGCGTCAGACCAACCTGACGATGAAGGAGCGCTTTGAAGGCCTCACCGCTTGGCGGGAGAAGCAGAAGCAGGAGCGCAACTTCCTGGAGAACCAGCTGAAGGAGGCTCAGAGGAGCATGGAGTTGCTGCTCAACCAAAACCAGGAGCTCAGCAGGACGCTAGCAGAAGCTGGGAAGGCGGGAGGAGCTCCAGGTGAATGCCAG ACTGCAGAGATGGAGGCTCTGCGCGTGCAGGTCGCCCGCCTGCAGGCGGAGAAGAACGACCTGGTGGCTCTGAACtcggagctgcagctgaaggcTGAGCAGGACTCCCGAGACGAGTCCTTCATCGAGATCATCAAAGTCACA GACGGAGGTGTGAACGAGGCGAGCGGCGCCGAGCACGGCAGGTGTCCGGAGCTGAGCATGACGGCGTCCCGACTGGACAACGAGGAGGCGACTGTCAGCCAGCTGCTGCAGTCGCTGAGGGACGAGACGCAGCGCTGCGAGCGTCTGCAGGTGGAGTTGCAGGCCTCCAGTACCAG AGTCAACGAGCTGCAGGAAAGGAAGCGTGGTGTGTCGGAGTCGACACAGACCTCCCAGGCCGAGACCAAGGACGACTCCGCCAAAGAGGAGAAG GCTGCGTCAGAGGTGGAGAATCTGAAGTCTCAGATGAGGACGCTCTTCAAAGACCTGCAGCAAGCTCAGAGCAAGCTGGACGATGCAGAAGGCATGAAGAGGAACCTGCAGGACAG GTGTCGGGAGCTGGAGCAGGACACGGCCACGCTGAAGGCTCAGCTGGTGGAGAAACAGGCCGTGCAGTCAGAGAACGACcggctgaagctgcagctgggCAGCATGCAGACGCAGAACCTGGTGGAGCAGAAGAAAGCCGAGGACGAGAG AACCAACCTGGCCCAGTTGAAAGACGCTTACACCAAACTGTTTGAAGACTACAAcgagctgaaggaggagaagaagaagagagag TCCAGGCTGGTGGAGAAGGAGCTGCTGGATCAACTGCAGCGCCAGCTGACCACGGCGGAGGAAGCGCTGGCTGCTAAGCAGAGCAAGATTGACAGCATGACCCAGGAGATGCTGCTGAAGGAGAGGGATCTGGAGACCATCTCTGTCTTCCAGGCTCAG GCAGAGGTCTACTCCTCGGATTTCTACGCCGAGCGAGCGGCTAGAGAGAAGCTCCACGAGGAGAAGGAACGGCTGGCAGCTCAGCTGGAGTACGTGAAGAAGATGAACAcgcagctgcaggaggaggtggaCTCTCTGGGCCG GCGTTCCCTGAGTGAGCTGCAGCAAAGACACGTCATTCCCGGAGGAAACCCTCACGGAGCCGGAGCATCTCTAGTTGGAAGAA GTACTGAATGGCAGCAGCAAAGGAACATTCCTGAACACGCCTGCCCCAAGTGCAACGAGATCCTGCCAGACCTGGACTCCCTGCAGATCCACATCATGGACTGCATCAACTAG
- the LOC112138287 gene encoding von Willebrand factor A domain-containing protein 5A-like, translated as MNRCGLLTAQKKPIPLQSVEVELQVKDHVATVISTLNYQNKEDKPVEAVFVFPLPGDAAVCHFSAKIGQTHIVAELKGKQQAREEYDDALSSGQQAFLLEESEQSPDIFSLRVGSLPPGESASIRLEYVIELAVEADEALRFCLPAVLNPRYQPQGVETKTFV; from the exons ATGAACCGTTGTGGTCTGCTTACTGCCCAGAAGAAACCAA TTCCTCTGCAGAGTGTGGaggtggagctgcaggtgaagGACCATGTGGCTACAGTCATCTCCACTCTGAACTACCAGAACAAGGAGGACAAACCTGTAGAGGCAGTTTTTGTCTTCCCTCTGCCTGGAGATGCTGCTGTGTGTCATTTCAGTGCTAAGATTGGACAGACACACATTGTAGCTGAGCTGAAGGGGAAGCAGCAG GCTCGGGAGGAGTATGATGATGCTCTGAGTTCAGGGCAGCAGGCCTTCCTGTTGGAGGAGAGTGAACAGAGTCCGGACATCTTCTCTCTGAGGGTGGGCAGTCTGCCCCCAGGGGAGAGCGCCTCCATCAGGCTGGAGTATGTCATTGAGCTGGCTGTGGAGGCTGATGAGGCGCTGAGGTTCTGTCTGCCTGCTGTGCTCAACCCTCGCTACCAACCTCAAGGTGtggaaactaaaacattt Gtataa